A region from the Thermanaeromonas toyohensis ToBE genome encodes:
- the rlmH gene encoding 23S rRNA (pseudouridine(1915)-N(3))-methyltransferase RlmH: MEVYIVAVGKIREKFIIAGIEEYSRRLRPYLKLEIREGTEEKIPRHPSPGQVERILAIEGRSLLNLLPSTAYVVALDREGQMFSSEELAKWLGELVLRGYNQIAFLIGGTLGLSPEVLARAHFKLSFSRFTFPHQLMRLLLLEQLYRACKIQRGEPYHW; encoded by the coding sequence GTGGAAGTATATATTGTGGCCGTTGGTAAAATCCGGGAAAAGTTCATTATTGCCGGTATCGAGGAGTATTCCCGACGCCTAAGGCCGTATTTAAAGTTAGAAATACGGGAGGGGACTGAGGAGAAGATACCCCGTCATCCCTCGCCTGGTCAGGTGGAGCGGATTTTAGCTATAGAGGGGCGTTCTCTCCTTAATCTTTTGCCCTCTACTGCCTATGTGGTAGCCCTAGATAGGGAGGGGCAGATGTTTTCCTCAGAAGAGCTAGCTAAGTGGCTGGGAGAGCTAGTCCTTCGAGGTTATAACCAGATAGCTTTCCTCATAGGTGGCACCTTAGGTTTAAGCCCCGAAGTTTTAGCCCGCGCCCACTTTAAATTATCTTTTTCTCGTTTTACTTTTCCCCATCAACTTATGCGTCTACTTCTCCTAGAACAACTATACAGGGCTTGTAAAATCCAGCGGGGCGAACCCTATCATTGGTAG
- the tadA gene encoding tRNA adenosine(34) deaminase TadA: MLDHHFYMGLALVEAHKALELGEVPVGAVVVQEDGEVLACAHNRRETEQDPTAHAEILVLRQAARKLNTWRLDGVTVYVTLEPCPMCAGALVQARVKRLVYGAPDVRGGAVDSVFHVVEHPGLNHRVEVIAGVREEECRLLLQGFFQELRRGIGSRRDGRVDKGARLEIE, from the coding sequence GTGCTCGATCACCATTTTTACATGGGGCTGGCGTTGGTAGAGGCGCATAAAGCCCTAGAGCTAGGAGAAGTTCCCGTGGGAGCTGTAGTGGTGCAGGAGGATGGAGAGGTTCTGGCTTGTGCCCATAACCGGCGCGAAACAGAACAAGATCCGACTGCCCATGCTGAAATTCTAGTTCTCCGCCAAGCGGCGAGAAAACTAAACACGTGGCGCCTAGACGGGGTTACAGTATATGTGACGTTAGAGCCGTGCCCTATGTGTGCAGGGGCTTTAGTCCAGGCGAGAGTGAAACGTCTAGTGTATGGTGCTCCAGATGTGCGGGGAGGAGCAGTAGATTCTGTATTTCATGTAGTGGAGCACCCTGGCCTTAACCACAGGGTAGAGGTAATAGCCGGGGTGCGGGAAGAAGAATGCCGCTTGCTCCTGCAGGGGTTTTTCCAGGAATTGCGGAGAGGGATTGGGTCACGGAGAGATGGCCGAGTGGATAAAGGCGCTCGACTCGAAATCGAGTAG
- the dnaX gene encoding DNA polymerase III subunit gamma/tau, with product MSQYLALYRQWRPQTFQEVVGQEHITYTLRNAVRTGRLVHAYLFCGPRGTGKTSTAKILAKAANCRQPQDGEPCNSCLNCRRITEGLSLDVLEIDAASNRGIDEIRQLKEGVQLGPVEGKYKIYIIDEVHMLTTEAFNALLKTLEEPPPHVIFILATTEPRKVLPTIISRCQRFDFQALKVDIILKRLQEVVQASNVEIELQALQLLARKAGGGLRDALSLLDQILSSTQGRITAEQVATLLGVPREDALKELIKALLREDGSKILHVVDQVLREGIEPRRLLEELLDWCRNLLLLKLDPNLKELVNLPEETIGLIQELDNTLEAKRLFRVIEKLQSATGELRYSFQPRISLEMALLGVIMEKVPEGSEELASRIEKLEERLERLEKLLATRELTSTISSKAVSSSKGIEAPQTSPASAWTAVSGSFSVTPTGETRVELRTPREGKKRDASLETGLSRSGSETAVTSETAKQEGQQYLTIEEVRRLWPQILQAARQRSIHLQAYLKGGKPLALEGSRLILSFHAAFHRSMLEQPAHRQAVQEILQQVLGQPLEIVMVDGAGQEEPKEAKIPDATLKKLIDYFGQDKVEIKD from the coding sequence ATGTCCCAATATCTAGCCCTATATCGACAGTGGCGACCCCAGACCTTCCAAGAAGTAGTGGGCCAGGAGCATATTACCTATACCTTGCGTAATGCTGTGCGGACAGGCCGGTTAGTACATGCTTACTTGTTTTGCGGCCCCCGGGGTACGGGAAAAACCAGCACGGCTAAAATTTTGGCCAAGGCTGCGAATTGCAGACAGCCCCAGGACGGTGAACCATGTAATTCTTGCCTCAATTGCCGCCGGATAACTGAGGGGTTATCCTTAGATGTACTAGAGATCGACGCTGCCTCCAACCGAGGTATAGATGAGATCCGGCAGCTTAAGGAAGGGGTCCAACTGGGCCCTGTAGAGGGTAAATATAAGATTTACATAATTGATGAAGTTCATATGCTCACTACCGAGGCCTTCAATGCCCTCCTAAAAACTTTAGAGGAGCCACCACCCCACGTTATCTTTATCTTAGCCACTACTGAGCCGCGCAAAGTTCTGCCTACTATTATTTCTCGGTGCCAGCGTTTCGACTTTCAGGCTTTAAAGGTAGATATCATCCTTAAGAGGCTACAAGAGGTTGTCCAAGCTAGCAATGTAGAAATAGAGCTTCAAGCTTTACAGTTGCTTGCGCGGAAAGCAGGTGGTGGCCTACGAGATGCCTTAAGCCTGCTGGATCAGATCTTATCTTCTACCCAGGGGCGGATTACTGCTGAACAAGTAGCTACCCTCCTCGGTGTACCCCGAGAGGATGCTCTTAAAGAGTTGATCAAGGCCCTTCTTAGGGAAGATGGGAGCAAGATACTGCACGTGGTAGATCAGGTTTTGCGGGAGGGGATAGAACCGCGGCGGCTGCTGGAGGAGCTTTTAGACTGGTGTCGTAATCTTCTCTTATTAAAGTTAGATCCTAACCTAAAAGAATTAGTTAATTTACCCGAGGAGACAATTGGCTTAATTCAGGAATTGGATAATACCTTGGAGGCTAAGCGGCTTTTCCGGGTTATAGAAAAACTTCAAAGTGCTACAGGAGAATTAAGATATAGTTTCCAGCCCCGAATATCCCTAGAGATGGCCCTCTTGGGGGTGATCATGGAAAAAGTTCCCGAAGGAAGCGAAGAACTGGCATCCCGAATAGAAAAGTTGGAGGAACGCTTAGAACGGTTGGAGAAATTATTAGCTACCCGGGAACTTACTTCAACTATATCTTCTAAAGCTGTTAGTTCCTCCAAGGGGATTGAAGCTCCCCAGACCAGTCCTGCCTCAGCCTGGACAGCGGTTTCTGGTAGCTTCTCCGTAACTCCGACAGGGGAGACGAGAGTAGAGCTTCGGACGCCGCGGGAGGGCAAAAAAAGGGATGCTTCTTTAGAGACAGGGCTCTCAAGGAGCGGGTCCGAAACCGCAGTAACTTCTGAGACGGCGAAGCAGGAAGGGCAGCAATATCTTACCATAGAGGAAGTAAGACGGCTTTGGCCTCAAATTTTGCAAGCAGCTCGCCAAAGGAGCATACATTTGCAGGCTTACTTAAAAGGAGGTAAGCCTCTTGCCCTGGAAGGCTCCCGCCTTATTCTTTCTTTCCATGCTGCGTTTCACCGCAGTATGCTAGAACAGCCTGCTCACCGTCAGGCAGTGCAGGAGATCCTGCAGCAGGTCTTAGGTCAACCCTTGGAGATAGTTATGGTGGACGGGGCGGGCCAGGAAGAGCCGAAAGAGGCGAAGATTCCGGATGCTACCCTTAAGAAACTCATCGATTACTTCGGCCAGGATAAAGTTGAAATTAAAGATTAG
- a CDS encoding YbaB/EbfC family nucleoid-associated protein, translating to MGMGNMGKVMKQVQKMQSQLAKIQEELAQRTVEATSGGGAVRVIVNGKQEIVSLHISPEAIDPEDVEMLQDLIVAAVNEALRRSQEMMASEMAKITGQLKLPGLF from the coding sequence ATGGGTATGGGCAATATGGGCAAAGTCATGAAGCAGGTACAAAAGATGCAGAGCCAGCTGGCCAAGATTCAAGAAGAGCTGGCCCAGCGCACAGTGGAGGCCACCTCAGGTGGCGGGGCTGTGCGGGTAATAGTAAACGGGAAGCAGGAGATTGTAAGCCTCCATATAAGTCCTGAGGCTATAGACCCAGAGGATGTAGAAATGCTGCAGGATCTTATAGTGGCGGCGGTTAATGAAGCTCTACGTCGCTCCCAGGAAATGATGGCCAGTGAAATGGCTAAAATAACCGGCCAACTTAAGCTACCGGGCTTATTTTAA
- the recR gene encoding recombination mediator RecR: MLYYTEPVARLIQELNKLPGVGPKTAQRLAFHILHSPLEEVRALATAILEAREKIRYCSICGHLTQEDPCQLCRDESRDPSVICVVEEVRDLVALEKTRQFRGRYHVLHGALSPAEGIGPEKLRIKELLKRLEDKTVQEVILATNADVEGEATALYLAKILKPLGLKVTRLAYGLPVGGDLEYADEVTLARALSGRREME, encoded by the coding sequence TTGCTTTACTATACCGAGCCGGTAGCTAGGCTCATCCAGGAGTTAAATAAGTTGCCGGGTGTGGGCCCCAAAACAGCCCAACGCCTGGCTTTTCATATTTTGCATAGCCCTTTAGAAGAGGTCAGGGCCCTAGCTACAGCTATTTTGGAGGCTAGGGAAAAAATTCGCTACTGTTCTATTTGTGGCCACCTTACGCAAGAAGATCCTTGTCAGCTCTGTAGAGACGAAAGCCGGGATCCTTCCGTAATCTGTGTGGTGGAGGAAGTGCGGGATCTGGTGGCCTTAGAAAAGACGCGCCAGTTCCGTGGACGTTATCACGTGCTTCATGGAGCCCTTTCTCCTGCGGAGGGGATTGGCCCAGAAAAACTACGCATTAAGGAACTCCTTAAACGCTTAGAAGATAAAACTGTGCAAGAAGTGATCTTAGCCACCAACGCTGATGTAGAGGGAGAGGCTACTGCCCTGTACCTGGCCAAAATTCTTAAGCCTTTAGGCCTTAAGGTAACCCGATTGGCCTACGGTCTTCCGGTAGGGGGCGATTTGGAGTACGCTGATGAAGTCACCTTAGCCCGGGCTTTAAGCGGCCGGCGGGAAATGGAGTAA
- a CDS encoding YaaL family protein produces MSVPLKARVAEVEDLVAALKEAREEWLAAQSLFAEVSEPDLVDQVIYRLQAAERKYMYLWKELQQKWTRSG; encoded by the coding sequence ATGTCTGTGCCCCTTAAGGCTAGGGTTGCGGAAGTGGAAGACCTGGTTGCCGCCCTTAAGGAGGCCCGGGAGGAATGGTTAGCAGCTCAAAGCCTCTTTGCTGAGGTGAGCGAGCCGGATCTGGTAGACCAGGTTATCTATCGTCTCCAGGCAGCGGAACGCAAGTATATGTATCTATGGAAGGAACTCCAACAGAAATGGACAAGGAGTGGCTAA
- a CDS encoding pro-sigmaK processing inhibitor BofA family protein, with protein MDKEWLRMAADIIQLILALLFLGFLLYLIGGLLLKPLKLAFKIAVNSLFGLLLLWVFNFIGGYFSFTIPLNWLTILIAGFLGIPGLLLLIFFRLVL; from the coding sequence ATGGACAAGGAGTGGCTAAGGATGGCTGCTGACATAATACAGCTTATCTTGGCCTTACTTTTCTTAGGATTTCTGCTCTATCTTATTGGGGGTCTTCTTCTTAAACCGTTAAAATTGGCCTTTAAAATAGCAGTAAATTCGCTTTTTGGGTTGCTTTTACTATGGGTTTTTAACTTTATAGGGGGCTATTTCAGCTTTACCATTCCCCTAAACTGGTTAACAATCCTTATTGCCGGATTCTTAGGTATTCCAGGGCTCCTTTTGCTTATTTTTTTCCGCCTTGTGCTTTAA
- a CDS encoding alanine racemase, translated as MALNHTPARIGSNKWEIDTPAVVVDLTKLERNIQDMATFAAQVGVSLRPHVKAHKMLSIARRQLKAGACGLAVAKLSEAEVMLESGCQDILVANQVVTPEKIQKLLHLSEKVKLACAIDNADNAAFLSQVAHSRGKKIPVLIEVDTGLQRCGVLPGQPVIDLAKTVASLPGLELEGLMTHAGHAYAARNLEEVARIGQEEGEILSEAAERLRRWGLPCQVVSVGSTPTARYAGKVPGVTEIRPGNYVFYDAVQVALGVAEEEQCALTVIATVISRPARDRAVIDAGSKVLALDRGAHGTAAVQGFGLIKGRAGYVLERLSEEHGIISLPPNANLRLGEKLEIIPNHACPVVNLCDTVVVVRENKVVDLWSVEARGKSR; from the coding sequence CCAAGATATGGCCACCTTTGCTGCTCAAGTCGGGGTATCCTTGCGTCCTCACGTCAAAGCCCATAAGATGTTGTCCATCGCCCGGCGCCAGCTTAAGGCTGGGGCTTGCGGCCTGGCTGTAGCAAAGCTTAGCGAAGCTGAAGTTATGTTAGAGAGCGGCTGCCAAGATATATTGGTAGCCAACCAAGTAGTAACTCCAGAGAAAATACAAAAACTCTTACATTTAAGCGAAAAGGTTAAGCTAGCTTGCGCTATAGATAATGCGGATAATGCTGCTTTTCTCTCCCAAGTAGCTCATTCTCGAGGTAAGAAAATTCCAGTGCTTATAGAGGTAGATACAGGCCTACAGAGATGTGGTGTTTTACCAGGTCAACCTGTAATAGATTTGGCTAAAACCGTGGCCAGCCTCCCAGGTTTAGAACTAGAAGGCCTCATGACCCACGCTGGCCATGCTTATGCCGCCCGAAACTTAGAGGAAGTAGCTCGTATCGGACAAGAAGAAGGTGAAATCTTAAGTGAAGCAGCGGAAAGACTCCGGCGCTGGGGGTTGCCTTGCCAGGTGGTTAGTGTAGGTTCCACGCCCACAGCCCGGTATGCAGGAAAGGTACCTGGGGTTACAGAAATCAGGCCAGGAAATTATGTATTTTATGATGCCGTGCAGGTGGCCCTGGGAGTAGCGGAGGAAGAACAGTGCGCCTTAACGGTGATAGCCACGGTGATAAGTCGACCGGCTCGGGATCGCGCAGTTATAGATGCAGGAAGCAAGGTGCTGGCCCTGGATCGAGGTGCCCACGGAACAGCAGCCGTCCAGGGCTTCGGCCTTATAAAGGGACGCGCGGGTTACGTCTTGGAACGTCTCTCCGAAGAACACGGGATAATCTCCTTGCCCCCGAATGCAAACTTACGCTTAGGGGAAAAATTAGAGATCATTCCTAACCATGCCTGCCCGGTAGTCAACTTATGCGACACCGTAGTTGTAGTACGAGAGAATAAAGTAGTAGACCTTTGGTCAGTAGAAGCCCGCGGTAAGAGCAGGTAG